In the Lepidochelys kempii isolate rLepKem1 chromosome 3, rLepKem1.hap2, whole genome shotgun sequence genome, one interval contains:
- the WASF1 gene encoding actin-binding protein WASF1 codes for MPLVKRNIDPRHLCHTALPRGIKNELECVTNISLANIIRQLSSLSKYAEDIFGELFNEAHSFSFRVNSLQERVDRLSVSVTQLDPKEEELSLQDITMRKAFRSSTIQDQQLFDRKTLPIPLQETYDTCEQPPPLNILTPYRDDGKEGLKFYTNPSYFFDLWKEKMLQDTEDKRKEKRKQKQKNLDRPHEPEKVPRAPHDRRREWQKLAQGPELAEDDANLLHKHIEVVNGPASHFDSRPQPYVDHMDGSYSLSALPYSQMTELLSRAEERVLVRPHEPPPPPPMHGAGDVKPIPPCISSTTGLIENRPQSPATGRTPVFVSPTPPPPPPPPLPSALSASSLRAAMTSTPPPPMPPPPPPPAAVLQAPAVPPPPAPLQIAPGVLHPAPPPIAPPLAQPSPPVTRAAQVCETLPAQPVPQAEVQGLPPPPPPPPLPPPGIRPSSPVSVATLSHPPTTIVPGPHAPVMPPSPPSQVIPAPEPKRHPSTLPVISDARSVLLEAIRKGIQLRKVEEQREQEAKHERIENDVATILSRRIAVEYSDSEDDSEFDEVDWLE; via the exons GTAAATATGCTGAAGATATATTTGGTGAGCTTTTCAATGAAGCGCACAGTTTCTCCTTCAGGGTTAACTCCTTACAAGAACGTGTGGACCGTTtatctgtcagtgttacacaacTTGACCCAAAGGAAGAAGAAC TGTCATTGCAGGATATTACAATGAGAAAAGCTTTCCGGAGTTCCACAATTCAAGATCAGCAGCTGTTTGACCGCAAGACTCTGCCTATTCCTTTGCAGGAGACTTATGATACTTGTGAACAACCTCCCCCACTCAACATACtcaccccttacag AGATGATGGAAAAGAAGGTTTGAAGTTTTACACCAATCCTTCATATTTCTTTGATCTATGGAAAGAAAAGATGTTGCAGGACACCGAGgacaagagaaaggaaaagagaaagcagAAG CAGAAGAATCTAGATCGCCCTCATGAACCGGAAAAAGTGCCCAGGGCGCCTCATGACAGACGGCGAGAGTGGCAGAAGTTAGCCCAAGGTCCAGAGCTTGCTGAGGATGATGCTAATCTCTTACATAAGCACATTGAAGTTGTTAATGGCCCAGCCTCACATTTTGACTCAag ACCTCAGCCATATGTGGATCATATGGATGGATCCTACTCCCTTTCTGCATTACCCTATAGTCAGATGACTGAACTTCTGAGCAGAGCTGAGGAGCGAGTGTTGGTCAGACCACATGAGCCACCACCCCCTCCACCAATGCATGGAGCAGGAGATGTGAAACCCATACCTCCTTGTATTAG CTCCACCACAGGTTTGATAGAAAATCGTCCTCAGTCACCAGCAACAGGCAGGACACCAGTGTTTGTGAGccccacacctccccctcccccccctcctcctcttccatctGCTTTGTCAGCGTCCTCGCTGAGAGCGGCAATGACGTCCACCCCTCCGCCACCCATgcctccaccacccccacctccagcagcTGTTTTGCAAGCGCCAGCAGTGCCACCTCCACCAGCTCCTCTCCAGATTGCTCCTGGAGTTCTgcatccagctcctcctccaaTTGCACCACCCCTAGCACAGCCCTCTCCTCCAGTCACTAgagctgcccaagtatgtgaaacTCTCCCAGCTCAGCCAGTTCCACAAGCTGAAGTGCAAGgacttcctccacccccaccacctcctccattgcCTCCCCCTGGCATTCGACCCTCATCTCCTGTCTCAGTTGCCACCCTCTCTCACCCTCCCACAACCATTGTTCCTGGCCCTCATGCTCCAGTCATGCCCCCATCTCCACCATCCCAAGTGATTCCTGCTCCTGAACCCAAACGCCATCCGTCAACTCTACCTGTAATCAGCGACGCCAGAAGCGTTCTACTGGAAGCAATACGAAAAG GTATTCAGCTACGCAAAGTCGAAGAGCAGCGTGAACAAGAAGCTAAACATGAGCGCATTGAGAATGATGTTGCCACTATATTGTCTCGCCGCATTGCTGTGGAATACAGTGATTCAGAAGATGATTCAGAGTTTGATGAAGTGGATTGGTTGGAGTAA